CCGGTACAGTGGCGGAGGGAAGAGCGACTCTATCGTTGCCAGCCAGTACCGGCACGTATCCGACTCCGTTCGAGGAGGACATTGCGCTCCCTACCATCTTAGTGCTGGAAGTGATGCTTGCAGTATTGGTAACCGATGCTACAGCCGTCGATTTGCTTTGCAGCTCCTTGTTGAGATAGAAATCGTCGGCATCGTTTTTGGTTAGCAGCGTAAGGCCTTGGCTCAACTCCTGGCACAGCTGGGCAACGGTGTCGGTAGCTGGCTGGAGCGCTACCTCGGGGATGGGAGACACGGTGGTTCGCTGTGGTGTGCCCGGTTCAAGGAAGGCGCGCTGTCGTTCGGCATTGGACGGAAGATCGTTTATTCGCAGTGACATCTGCCGCTTGAATGGTGACGCCGAACCGATCTGCGTGAACCCACGGAAGCTACCTTGACGTTCCAGCATCGAGGGAGTAGCGTGcggtcgctcgatcgcgaacggATTGTACGGTTTCGAGGCATTGTTGTTGGGTTGCGGCGCTACTACCGCCGTATCTGCCAGCCGTTCCGTCATCGTCTGCTGCCGGAACGAGCCCGTTCTCGTGAAGGTGGAATTTTTCATGTCGAACGTCATCGTTACGCCACATTCTTTATCTCGCCGCTGCTTTCGCTCCAGACATACGGCGAAAGCACAGCCAACCGCATGCGAAAGCCGTTCGCCCGAGTCCTTACTCGCCAAAAATCCGTGGCACATCCAACGACGCGTTGTACCATCCCGGCAGATATAGCTGAAGCCACGCTCATGATTGCGATCCGGGGCACAGAAAGACACCTTCTCGATCGTCTGGTCCACGATCAAGCCTTTCGTGTCATCTTCGACCACTCGCAATCCATCACCGCTTACGTGAAGCTGCGCCCTTATTGCACGTCGCCGGGAATtctaaaaaaaacggaaacaaaaatgaataccCATTTCATGATCGTGTGCCACTTCCGTTATTCATCAGCGGacaatttttgggaaaacttaCCCGCAACACTTTCAGCGCTTCTTCGCACACCTGCATCCCGCGAGATTCAAACACCTCGACGCAGCCAAGATATTTCACCGAGAATGTACAGGTTGCCGATCGGACCGCTTGCTCGTCCGATTGCCATTGGTGCGGTTTGGCAGCTTCCGGGACACGATCCTTGCGCCGTCGGAAGGAGTCGCGGAATGACTTACGCAATCGATCCATTTTTTTGGGAGATCGTTTGCTCTGTCGAAATGAGGCTGATTTCTGCGAGACAAAGTTCAATAAATGATACTACGTAGGTTAATGCCATGTACGAATGTCACTAGGGCCCTACTCGCAGAGGATACACCGAGTTGAACGTTTAAGTTAGCTTAACCTAATAGACAGCATACTAACCGTATTTTTTGTATCTCCATATGTGCCACGAGTGAATCCCCTTTCGAGAGGTTCGTGGGATGAGTTTGAATTCCCCATGACGAGATTCTAATCAACTCGAAATATGATAATATGGTTCCGGAAACAGCTCAGAGCAACGATTCAATTGAATCGTGACAATGTTGATAATATCGTTCGTAGAAGTAGCAAGACGAAACCAGTAAGCGCGTTACAGTTATACAGTCCTGGGCAATCGGCAAGATCGTCTTGCCGTATCAACCAATTACGCACTTGCAATGGTTTTATGGCACAGACTTGGCAATTTTCCACATGCTACTAGGCAAACCATGTAACCCAACTAGTGGATAGTAAAGCAAGATAGAATGGGTTCTAGTTCAAATAGAAACGCTCCGTGCAGGCGGTTCCTTCCGCCAGGATCGCGGGCGATCGTCACTCGATATTCAGCTTTTGATTGAGGCACACTTTGATCAACTTCGATGTTTTCTGCGATATTTCTGCACGATTGCCATTCACTGAAGGAGAAGAATATATTGATTTGTTAGCACGGATTGTTCGAAAGCTGCGCAGCTAGCCGGTATGTCGGCTGAAGGAAATCAAAGCAGAACGTTGTCCGGCAGAGCCTACAGCGTGTGTCACGTTTcacagcagccagcacgaCATGTTTGTCCGATGATATGGCTAATCCGTCCACGGTTGACAGGATTTAAACAGTTCGCAATGCTAAGTCACCGTTGTTCGCCTCACAACAAATGAGATACTCGATAGATAGTACGGATGGGTTCTTGTCCGTGCACGCACTATGCCAGACGAAGGCGTCTGTTGGGGCGCCGTGACTGATAAACCACATAGTCTGATGCTCGTCCTACATTCaagaacagaaaacaaaccagATGACTAAGCGCCTTTTTTCTAGCGCCCTAACCAGCAACCAGGGGCACCAGGGGATCGATCACTTTGGGTAAGTTGCTGTTCTCACCCTCAACCTCCGGAGATTGGAGGGAGGAAACGGAACAATATTGCTTTACGGAAGCTAAAAAACTCCCCATTCTTTGTCAACCGAGCATCCGTCTCTCGAAACGAGCCGTTACCCCGACAGAAATGCACTTTTTAATgtgagaaaattaaattctaATCCACTTTAGGGGCACTTAAGTCGAGTGAGAAAGCGCTGGGCTAACAGACGCCCCAGAAACCCGCGGCC
The sequence above is a segment of the Anopheles darlingi chromosome 2, idAnoDarlMG_H_01, whole genome shotgun sequence genome. Coding sequences within it:
- the LOC125948979 gene encoding protein numb isoform X1, which codes for MGNSNSSHEPLERGFTRGTYGDTKNTKSASFRQSKRSPKKMDRLRKSFRDSFRRRKDRVPEAAKPHQWQSDEQAVRSATCTFSVKYLGCVEVFESRGMQVCEEALKVLRNSRRRAIRAQLHVSGDGLRVVEDDTKGLIVDQTIEKVSFCAPDRNHERGFSYICRDGTTRRWMCHGFLASKDSGERLSHAVGCAFAVCLERKQRRDKECGVTMTFDMKNSTFTRTGSFRQQTMTERLADTAVVAPQPNNNASKPYNPFAIERPHATPSMLERQGSFRGFTQIGSASPFKRQMSLRINDLPSNAERQRAFLEPGTPQRTTVSPIPEVALQPATDTVAQLCQELSQGLTLLTKNDADDFYLNKELQSKSTAVASVTNTASITSSTKMVGSAMSSSNGVGYVPVLAGNDRVALPSATVPAVLSVLPNIPPRSISPLNKQQTLDMSSLRNNSGSNNTTASVSSGNSLTLESMPIGGIASTAISNSTASASSSSGSSAVVPIETASPLPNPEQWLGQIVKNVSPSPRRAPSLHNRAKSLNAGDPFDAEWAGDVAKPEIHSTNPFISPPKPPAQSFQVHL
- the LOC125948979 gene encoding protein numb isoform X2, encoding MDRLRKSFRDSFRRRKDRVPEAAKPHQWQSDEQAVRSATCTFSVKYLGCVEVFESRGMQVCEEALKVLRNSRRRAIRAQLHVSGDGLRVVEDDTKGLIVDQTIEKVSFCAPDRNHERGFSYICRDGTTRRWMCHGFLASKDSGERLSHAVGCAFAVCLERKQRRDKECGVTMTFDMKNSTFTRTGSFRQQTMTERLADTAVVAPQPNNNASKPYNPFAIERPHATPSMLERQGSFRGFTQIGSASPFKRQMSLRINDLPSNAERQRAFLEPGTPQRTTVSPIPEVALQPATDTVAQLCQELSQGLTLLTKNDADDFYLNKELQSKSTAVASVTNTASITSSTKMVGSAMSSSNGVGYVPVLAGNDRVALPSATVPAVLSVLPNIPPRSISPLNKQQTLDMSSLRNNSGSNNTTASVSSGNSLTLESMPIGGIASTAISNSTASASSSSGSSAVVPIETASPLPNPEQWLGQIVKNVSPSPRRAPSLHNRAKSLNAGDPFDAEWAGDVAKPEIHSTNPFISPPKPPAQSFQVHL